The following coding sequences are from one Vibrio syngnathi window:
- the apaG gene encoding Co2+/Mg2+ efflux protein ApaG, with product MDISTPCIKCQVHSKYIEEQSEPSKNRYVFAYIITIKNLSKTTVQLMSRRWLITDSNGKQLTIEGDGVVGQQPVIEANDEYTYTSGTVIETPVGVMQGHYVMTDNKGIDFITEVDPFRLAIPNILN from the coding sequence ATGGATATATCTACGCCTTGTATCAAATGCCAAGTTCATTCTAAATATATTGAAGAACAATCTGAGCCATCTAAGAATCGCTACGTTTTCGCTTACATCATTACCATCAAAAACCTAAGCAAAACAACGGTGCAACTCATGTCTCGCCGCTGGCTAATTACCGACTCCAACGGCAAACAACTCACCATAGAAGGTGATGGCGTGGTTGGGCAACAACCCGTGATTGAAGCCAACGACGAATACACTTATACCAGTGGTACCGTCATCGAAACCCCTGTTGGTGTTATGCAAGGTCATTATGTGATGACTGATAATAAAGGCATCGACTTCATAACTGAAGTTGACCCATTCAGACTGGCTATCCCCAATATCCTTAACTAG
- a CDS encoding threonine/serine exporter family protein has protein sequence MTIFELFVGLLNDMFFAAIPAVGFALVFNVPQRALIYCALGGSIGHGSRYLMMHFGIPIEWATFFAATLVGMIGVHWSHKLLAHPKVFTVAALIPMVPGVFAFKAMIAMVEINRAGYNPELLALLMENFLKSMFIIAGLAVGLAVPGLLFYRRRPIV, from the coding sequence ATGACTATTTTTGAACTTTTTGTTGGGTTACTCAACGACATGTTTTTTGCTGCGATTCCTGCGGTTGGTTTTGCATTGGTGTTTAACGTCCCGCAACGAGCATTAATTTATTGTGCTCTCGGAGGCTCCATTGGCCACGGTAGCCGTTACTTAATGATGCATTTCGGCATTCCCATTGAATGGGCGACGTTCTTTGCTGCTACATTGGTCGGCATGATAGGGGTGCATTGGTCGCATAAATTGTTAGCACACCCGAAAGTATTTACGGTTGCAGCCTTGATTCCGATGGTCCCTGGCGTGTTTGCCTTTAAGGCGATGATTGCCATGGTTGAGATTAACCGAGCAGGATACAACCCAGAACTATTGGCATTGTTGATGGAGAACTTTTTGAAATCGATGTTCATTATCGCAGGGCTTGCGGTTGGCTTAGCAGTGCCTGGGCTGTTATTCTACCGTCGTAGACCTATCGTCTAG
- the apaH gene encoding bis(5'-nucleosyl)-tetraphosphatase (symmetrical) ApaH, translating into MSNYIVGDIQGCFDELQLLLKTVNFDKQQDTLWVAGDLVARGPKSLETLRFIRSLGDAAKVVLGNHDLHLLAVSLGLFPAKAKDKTQPILDAEDREQLLEWLRQQPLIQEHPEFVMSHAGISPQWDLERARIENLEIADLLKSEQWQWLIENMYSNTPDLWRQNLDGIERYRYAINSLTRMRFCFIDGRLDMACKLPPNEITTEPLVPWFDLPQRIKLDKAVIFGHWAALEGYSGKDVIGLDTGCVWGGDLTILRWEDKQFFTQKAL; encoded by the coding sequence GTGTCGAATTATATTGTCGGAGACATCCAAGGGTGCTTCGACGAACTTCAGTTACTGCTTAAAACCGTCAACTTTGACAAACAACAAGATACCTTATGGGTCGCTGGTGACTTGGTCGCTCGAGGTCCTAAATCATTGGAGACACTACGCTTTATTCGTAGCCTAGGTGACGCAGCTAAGGTTGTATTAGGTAACCATGACTTGCATCTACTTGCGGTTTCCTTAGGGCTATTTCCAGCTAAAGCAAAAGATAAGACTCAACCTATTCTTGATGCGGAAGACCGTGAACAGTTGCTCGAATGGTTAAGACAACAGCCTTTAATTCAGGAGCATCCAGAGTTCGTGATGTCTCATGCTGGTATCTCACCTCAATGGGATCTAGAGCGAGCACGGATTGAAAATCTGGAAATAGCTGATTTATTAAAATCCGAGCAGTGGCAATGGCTTATCGAGAATATGTACAGCAACACGCCTGACTTATGGCGTCAAAATTTAGATGGGATTGAGCGCTATCGCTACGCGATCAACAGCCTGACTAGAATGCGATTCTGTTTTATTGATGGTCGTCTCGATATGGCCTGTAAACTTCCACCAAACGAAATTACCACTGAGCCGCTAGTGCCTTGGTTTGACCTACCACAACGTATAAAGCTGGATAAAGCAGTTATTTTTGGACACTGGGCTGCGCTAGAAGGTTACTCAGGAAAAGATGTGATTGGACTTGATACTGGGTGTGTGTGGGGGGGAGATTTGACGATACTTCGCTGGGAAGACAAACAGTTTTTCACTCAAAAAGCGCTATAG
- the rplU gene encoding 50S ribosomal protein L21 — protein sequence MYAVFQSGGKQHRVSEGQTLRLEKLDVETGATVEFDKVLLVANGEEIAVGAPLVEGGKVTAEVVQHGRGDKVKIVKFRRRKHSRKQAGHRQWFTEVKITGINA from the coding sequence ATGTACGCTGTTTTCCAATCTGGTGGCAAACAACACCGAGTAAGCGAAGGTCAAACACTTCGTTTAGAGAAATTAGACGTTGAAACTGGTGCAACTGTAGAATTTGATAAAGTTCTTCTTGTTGCTAACGGCGAAGAAATCGCTGTTGGTGCACCTCTTGTTGAAGGTGGCAAGGTTACTGCAGAAGTAGTACAACACGGTCGTGGCGATAAAGTAAAAATCGTTAAGTTCCGTCGTCGTAAGCACTCGCGTAAGCAAGCTGGTCACCGTCAGTGGTTCACAGAAGTGAAAATCACTGGCATTAACGCTTAA
- the cgtA gene encoding Obg family GTPase CgtA, translated as MKFVDEATVKIEAGDGGNGTVSFWREKFVAKGGPDGGDGGDGGDVYIQADENLNTLIDYRFQRFYNAERGENGRGGNCTGKRGKDMTMKVPVGTRAVDIHTNEIVAEVAEHGKKVMVGKGGWHGLGNTRFKSSVNRAPRQKTMGTKGEVRELRLELLLLADVGMLGLPNAGKSTFIRSVSAAKPKVADYPFTTLIPSLGVVSVVPEKSFVVADIPGLIEGAADGAGLGIRFLKHLERCRVLLHMIDILPIDGSDPIQNALTIIDELEQYSEKVAQKPRWLVFNKVDLMPEEEADEKIQEIVEALGWEGEYFKISAVNKIGTKDLCFKLGEFMENLPREVEAIEEEEKVNFMWDDYHKDAMAGKNVVTEDDDDWDDWDDEEDDGHVIYVRD; from the coding sequence ATGAAATTCGTTGATGAAGCAACAGTAAAAATAGAAGCCGGTGATGGCGGTAATGGTACAGTAAGCTTTTGGCGCGAAAAGTTCGTCGCTAAAGGTGGTCCTGATGGCGGTGATGGCGGTGATGGCGGTGATGTTTACATCCAAGCGGATGAAAACTTAAACACACTGATCGATTACCGTTTCCAACGTTTTTATAATGCAGAGCGTGGCGAAAATGGCCGCGGTGGTAACTGTACTGGTAAACGTGGTAAAGATATGACCATGAAAGTACCTGTAGGTACTCGCGCGGTTGATATCCACACTAATGAAATCGTTGCTGAAGTTGCTGAACATGGCAAGAAAGTAATGGTTGGTAAAGGTGGTTGGCACGGTCTTGGTAATACGCGTTTTAAGTCGTCGGTTAACCGTGCTCCTCGTCAAAAGACAATGGGTACTAAAGGTGAAGTTCGCGAACTACGTTTAGAGCTTCTTCTGCTAGCGGATGTTGGTATGCTTGGCTTGCCAAACGCTGGTAAATCTACGTTTATTCGCTCAGTATCTGCTGCAAAACCAAAAGTGGCTGATTACCCATTTACTACGTTGATCCCAAGCTTGGGTGTAGTGAGTGTGGTTCCTGAAAAGAGCTTCGTCGTTGCCGATATCCCAGGACTAATCGAAGGTGCCGCTGATGGCGCAGGCCTTGGTATTCGTTTCTTGAAGCACCTTGAGCGTTGTCGCGTTCTTCTGCATATGATCGATATTTTGCCGATTGATGGTTCTGATCCTATTCAGAACGCATTGACGATCATTGACGAGCTTGAGCAATACAGCGAAAAAGTAGCACAGAAACCTCGCTGGTTAGTATTCAACAAAGTTGATCTAATGCCTGAAGAAGAAGCAGACGAAAAGATTCAAGAAATCGTCGAAGCTTTAGGTTGGGAAGGCGAGTACTTCAAGATCTCTGCTGTAAACAAGATCGGCACCAAAGATCTTTGCTTTAAACTGGGTGAGTTCATGGAGAATCTACCTCGTGAAGTTGAAGCTATCGAAGAAGAAGAAAAAGTTAACTTTATGTGGGATGACTACCATAAAGATGCGATGGCCGGTAAGAATGTCGTTACAGAAGATGACGACGATTGGGATGACTGGGATGACGAAGAAGATGACGGTCATGTTATCTATGTTCGTGATTAA
- the surA gene encoding peptidylprolyl isomerase SurA, which translates to MTLWKRTLIAIAAACTLSTSYAAPVELDSVKVIVNEGVILQSDIDASMKTLRANAKKSGQTLPSQDVLNEQVLEKLIIDTIQTQEAERIGVRIDDARLDQAIEGIAKDNSQTVEQLTASVAEEGLSYNAFREQVRKEIAASEARNALVRRRINILPAEVDNLADILAQETNATVQYKIGHIQLRFNDDQTKEELEAQAKEVVEELNSGKDFSTMAYTYSKGPKALQGGDWGWMRKEEMPTIFADQIKMQNKGSIIGPFRSGVGFHILKIEDVKGLETVAVTEVNARHILIKPTVILSDDGAKEQLEEITRRVNAGEASFGDLAQQYSQDPGSAVQDGELGYQTPDLYVPEFKHQVETLPAGKISAPFKTVHGWHIVEVLDRREVDRTDSALKNKAYQILFNRKFNEEVGAWLQEVRASAFVEVVEDDQDDN; encoded by the coding sequence ATGACATTGTGGAAACGCACATTAATAGCTATCGCAGCGGCTTGTACTTTATCAACAAGCTATGCCGCACCAGTTGAACTCGATAGCGTAAAAGTTATCGTTAACGAAGGCGTGATCTTACAAAGCGACATCGATGCTTCAATGAAGACGCTGCGCGCAAATGCTAAGAAAAGCGGCCAAACACTACCATCGCAAGACGTTCTCAATGAGCAAGTGCTTGAAAAGCTGATCATCGATACCATTCAAACGCAAGAAGCAGAGCGTATTGGCGTTCGTATTGATGATGCTCGACTTGATCAAGCAATCGAAGGCATCGCGAAAGACAACAGCCAGACTGTAGAACAATTAACAGCATCGGTTGCTGAAGAAGGCCTTAGTTACAATGCATTTCGCGAACAAGTAAGAAAAGAGATTGCGGCAAGTGAAGCGCGTAACGCCTTAGTGCGTCGTCGTATCAACATTCTTCCAGCTGAAGTCGATAACCTTGCGGATATCTTGGCGCAAGAGACTAACGCGACCGTTCAATACAAAATCGGACACATCCAACTTCGCTTTAATGATGACCAAACCAAAGAAGAGCTAGAAGCTCAAGCTAAAGAAGTGGTTGAGGAACTTAACTCAGGCAAAGATTTCAGCACCATGGCTTATACTTATTCAAAAGGCCCTAAAGCGCTACAAGGTGGTGACTGGGGGTGGATGCGTAAAGAAGAGATGCCTACCATTTTTGCAGACCAAATCAAAATGCAGAATAAAGGCAGCATCATCGGTCCTTTCCGAAGTGGTGTTGGCTTCCATATTCTAAAAATTGAAGACGTAAAAGGTTTGGAAACCGTTGCAGTTACCGAAGTTAATGCACGTCATATTTTGATTAAGCCGACGGTTATCTTGAGTGATGACGGTGCGAAAGAGCAGCTTGAAGAAATCACTCGTCGTGTAAACGCAGGTGAAGCGAGCTTTGGTGATCTTGCACAGCAATACAGCCAAGATCCAGGTTCAGCAGTACAAGATGGTGAGTTAGGCTACCAAACTCCGGATTTATACGTTCCTGAGTTCAAACACCAAGTAGAAACGTTACCTGCAGGAAAAATCAGTGCGCCATTCAAAACCGTGCACGGTTGGCACATTGTTGAAGTACTAGACCGTCGCGAAGTCGACCGTACCGATTCAGCATTGAAAAACAAAGCTTACCAAATTCTATTTAACCGTAAATTCAACGAAGAAGTCGGTGCTTGGCTACAAGAAGTTCGAGCTAGCGCCTTTGTTGAAGTGGTCGAGGACGACCAAGATGACAACTAA
- the rpmA gene encoding 50S ribosomal protein L27, whose translation MAHKKAGGSTNNGRDSESKRLGVKRFGGESVLAGNIIVRQRGTKFHAGTNVGIGKDHTLFALTEGKVKFAVKGPKNRKFVSIEAE comes from the coding sequence ATGGCACATAAAAAAGCTGGCGGTTCTACTAATAACGGCCGCGATTCAGAAAGCAAACGTCTTGGTGTTAAGCGTTTTGGTGGTGAATCTGTTCTTGCAGGTAACATCATCGTTCGTCAACGTGGTACTAAGTTCCACGCTGGCACAAACGTTGGCATCGGTAAAGATCATACTCTTTTCGCTCTTACTGAAGGTAAAGTGAAATTTGCAGTAAAAGGTCCTAAAAACCGTAAGTTTGTAAGCATCGAAGCTGAGTAA
- a CDS encoding threonine/serine exporter family protein, producing MASKQRAISRLVAQSGQMLLAHGAESTLVGDIMRRIGIACGVNEVEVALSANALVVTTVMDDHCITTTRSCADRGINMQVITEIQRVCIMMEKGILDYDLAYKKIQNISPERYNRWLVVVMIGLSCASFSRLAGGDWHVFMMTFIASACGMIVRQEIGHRHFNPLLNFAITAFVTTTISAQAVLYNIGGQPTIVMASSVLMLVPGFPLINSVADMLKGHINMGLARFTMASLLTLATSLGIVAAMSLSDVWGWVN from the coding sequence ATGGCATCAAAGCAAAGAGCGATCTCAAGGTTAGTCGCTCAATCAGGACAAATGTTATTAGCTCATGGCGCCGAGAGCACATTGGTCGGTGACATAATGCGCCGTATCGGTATTGCTTGTGGGGTGAATGAGGTTGAAGTTGCACTGTCAGCCAATGCATTGGTTGTGACAACAGTAATGGACGATCATTGCATAACGACGACTCGAAGTTGCGCTGATCGTGGCATTAATATGCAGGTGATAACCGAGATTCAACGTGTGTGTATCATGATGGAGAAGGGAATTCTCGATTATGATTTGGCGTATAAAAAGATTCAAAACATCAGCCCCGAGCGCTACAACCGTTGGTTAGTTGTCGTAATGATAGGGCTATCGTGTGCTTCTTTTAGCCGTCTTGCTGGCGGAGATTGGCATGTCTTTATGATGACGTTTATAGCTTCGGCTTGCGGTATGATCGTGAGACAAGAGATCGGTCATCGCCATTTCAATCCGTTATTAAATTTCGCTATTACCGCTTTTGTCACCACCACTATCTCAGCTCAGGCAGTGCTCTACAATATCGGTGGTCAACCCACTATCGTGATGGCTTCGTCAGTATTGATGCTAGTGCCCGGTTTTCCTTTGATTAACTCCGTAGCAGATATGCTTAAAGGCCACATTAATATGGGTCTCGCACGCTTCACCATGGCCAGTTTATTAACGTTGGCTACAAGCTTAGGTATTGTCGCAGCTATGAGCCTATCTGACGTATGGGGGTGGGTGAACTAA
- the folA gene encoding type 3 dihydrofolate reductase — MIISMIAAMANNRVIGKDNQMPWHLPADFAWFKRSTMGKPVVMGRKTYDSIGRPLPGRLNIVISRDESLEIEGVTTVTSIEKALELVSDVDEVMIIGGGSIYESCLPKANKLYLTYIDLEVDGDTQFPSWGEGWKQSFSEAYQADEKNKHNMEFVILER; from the coding sequence ATGATCATCAGCATGATAGCGGCAATGGCGAACAACCGTGTAATTGGTAAAGACAATCAGATGCCTTGGCATTTACCTGCAGATTTCGCATGGTTCAAGCGCTCAACGATGGGCAAGCCTGTAGTTATGGGCCGCAAAACCTATGATTCGATCGGACGTCCTTTACCGGGGAGGCTAAACATTGTAATCAGCCGCGACGAGAGTTTAGAAATCGAAGGCGTAACGACGGTAACTTCGATTGAAAAAGCACTAGAGCTGGTAAGTGATGTTGATGAAGTGATGATCATTGGTGGTGGTTCTATCTATGAAAGCTGTCTGCCTAAAGCTAACAAGCTCTATCTGACTTATATCGACCTCGAAGTTGATGGTGATACACAGTTCCCTAGTTGGGGAGAGGGGTGGAAGCAGAGCTTTAGTGAAGCTTATCAAGCCGATGAGAAGAATAAACACAACATGGAGTTTGTGATTCTCGAGCGTTAA
- the lptD gene encoding LPS assembly protein LptD, with amino-acid sequence MQSFSRTLLAASISTALYVSTTQAETITDSSVQEMPSIDQCLIEPAAENETQLPAHVESDRLEAINGDKAIYSGDVRVTQGNKTILADNVTLHQQENIVVAEGNVNFSDGQIKSVADRATNNLTTDEMTLENTDYEFLCEQGRGDAVYIAKTGKAVYEIEDGSITSCPIGDNAWRLRASSIDVDQNEEEATFYNPRFEIQSVPVFYLPYLTVPIGDTRKTGFLYPTVSYGSSDGFEFEIPVYWNLAPEYDLKTTFKHMKERGTQLNSEFRYLSDFGSGMIKSEYLPDDKKYPEKGKRWGAQLAHSGIFQESWLFEIDYSKVGDIEYFTDVNGSGIGNREDGQLLQEGQATYRSQNWDASVLVRDFQVLTNTTNNLPYRLLPQLEYNYYAPEVMEYLDFDLVSHVSLFDTDAKGKPSATRIHVEPGITIPVGNTWGTWTTEARLLGTYYQQDLDGVDTTSDKYKDLEKSVSRVVPEFRSHAGIVLERDTKVIGNYTQTLEPQVQYLYVPKEDQNNIGLYDTTLLQTDYYGLFRSRKYSGVDRIAAANQVSYGASSRFFDDEYKERLNVSFGQIFYIDKDTKQHLTLETKDKNSNYSSWAVEVDFNYDDYLFYHGGVQYDIDTTAMQLANSTIEYRFSGGYIQTNYRYVTKEYIEDTVDFNVGSITKDGISQAGLLGAYQISRKWNASAQYFYDLTTEENLEWLAKLNYKSDCWYIGFTYSNQLRRWEGDYINTSNATPVYEKNFGFNFGIVGFGTNIGSNSSEVSETSSSNALSYGRPFFLNN; translated from the coding sequence ATGCAATCTTTTTCCCGCACCTTGTTAGCCGCGTCTATAAGTACGGCATTATACGTATCGACAACTCAAGCTGAAACAATCACAGATAGTAGTGTGCAGGAAATGCCCTCTATAGATCAATGCTTGATCGAGCCCGCTGCAGAAAACGAGACACAACTTCCCGCTCATGTTGAGTCCGATCGCTTAGAGGCTATCAATGGTGACAAGGCAATCTACTCAGGTGATGTAAGAGTTACCCAAGGAAACAAAACCATCCTTGCCGACAATGTAACGCTTCACCAACAAGAAAATATCGTTGTAGCTGAAGGCAACGTAAACTTTAGCGATGGTCAAATAAAGTCAGTGGCAGACAGAGCCACTAACAATCTGACCACCGATGAAATGACGCTCGAAAATACCGATTATGAGTTCCTCTGTGAGCAAGGGCGAGGAGATGCGGTTTACATCGCAAAAACCGGAAAAGCGGTTTATGAGATTGAAGATGGCTCAATCACCTCTTGCCCTATCGGCGACAATGCATGGCGACTAAGAGCATCAAGTATCGATGTCGACCAGAATGAAGAAGAGGCTACGTTTTACAATCCAAGGTTTGAAATTCAAAGTGTTCCTGTTTTTTACCTGCCTTACTTAACCGTTCCGATTGGTGATACGCGTAAAACAGGCTTCTTATATCCAACGGTATCATATGGATCAAGTGATGGTTTTGAATTTGAGATCCCTGTTTATTGGAACTTGGCACCAGAGTATGACCTGAAAACCACCTTTAAACACATGAAAGAACGTGGTACTCAGCTTAACAGTGAATTTAGATATTTGAGCGATTTTGGTTCCGGGATGATTAAGTCTGAATACTTACCTGATGACAAAAAATACCCAGAGAAAGGCAAACGTTGGGGCGCTCAGCTAGCCCACTCAGGAATATTCCAAGAATCTTGGTTGTTTGAAATTGATTACTCAAAAGTTGGCGATATCGAGTACTTCACAGATGTCAACGGAAGCGGCATTGGTAACCGTGAAGATGGCCAGCTGCTTCAAGAAGGGCAGGCTACATACCGTTCTCAAAATTGGGATGCGTCTGTACTTGTGCGAGATTTTCAGGTCCTCACAAATACGACAAACAACCTTCCATACCGCCTGCTCCCACAGCTGGAATATAACTATTATGCCCCGGAGGTAATGGAGTATTTAGATTTCGACTTGGTCAGCCATGTGTCTCTGTTTGATACAGATGCAAAAGGGAAACCATCGGCAACTCGTATTCACGTTGAGCCGGGAATTACAATTCCAGTAGGCAACACTTGGGGTACTTGGACCACAGAAGCCCGACTTCTTGGTACTTACTACCAACAAGATCTTGATGGTGTTGATACCACAAGTGACAAATATAAAGATTTAGAAAAGTCAGTAAGTCGAGTTGTCCCAGAATTTAGGAGTCATGCTGGTATCGTTTTAGAAAGAGATACCAAGGTTATTGGTAACTACACTCAAACTCTAGAACCCCAAGTTCAATACCTGTATGTACCAAAAGAAGATCAAAACAACATTGGTCTTTACGATACGACACTTCTGCAGACTGATTATTATGGCCTGTTTAGAAGCCGTAAATACAGTGGTGTAGACCGTATCGCAGCAGCTAACCAAGTAAGCTACGGTGCATCATCTCGTTTCTTTGATGATGAGTATAAAGAGCGACTCAATGTGTCTTTTGGACAGATCTTTTATATCGACAAAGATACGAAACAACATCTAACACTTGAGACTAAAGATAAGAACTCGAATTACTCATCTTGGGCTGTAGAAGTCGACTTTAATTACGACGACTACCTGTTTTATCATGGTGGGGTTCAGTACGACATCGATACCACAGCAATGCAACTAGCCAACAGCACCATTGAGTACCGTTTTTCTGGTGGTTATATCCAAACCAACTACCGCTACGTAACCAAAGAGTATATCGAAGACACTGTTGATTTTAATGTTGGATCGATTACTAAAGATGGTATATCTCAAGCAGGATTACTTGGAGCTTACCAGATTTCGCGTAAATGGAATGCCAGCGCTCAGTATTTCTATGATTTAACAACTGAAGAAAACCTTGAATGGTTGGCCAAACTCAATTACAAGTCAGATTGTTGGTATATCGGCTTCACCTACAGTAACCAATTGCGTAGATGGGAAGGTGATTACATCAACACATCGAATGCGACACCAGTATACGAGAAAAACTTTGGCTTTAACTTCGGTATTGTTGGCTTTGGTACCAACATAGGCTCAAACTCAAGCGAAGTAAGTGAAACAAGCTCAAGTAACGCACTCAGCTATGGTCGCCCATTCTTCTTAAACAACTAA
- the pdxA gene encoding 4-hydroxythreonine-4-phosphate dehydrogenase PdxA: MTTKRLVITAGEPAGIGPDLTLALSQESWPHQLVVCADKNLLTERAEMLGIEVELLDYDSTAPKQPQRSGTLIVKHVPLAEVAVAGQLNEANGHYVLNTLETAAIGCMNDEFDAIVTGPVHKGVINRAGVAFSGHTEFFAEKSNTPLVVMMLATEGLRVALVTTHIPLAYVSQAVTEDRLEQIIAILHKDLVEKFAIEKPTIYVCGLNPHAGEDGCLGREEIETITPTLEKIRQKDGINLVGPLPADTIFNEKYLQDADAVLGMYHDQVLPVLKYKGFGRSVNITLGLPFIRTSVDHGTALDLAGKGQADTGSFRTALTHAIELVEKKQ; this comes from the coding sequence ATGACAACTAAACGCCTTGTCATTACGGCAGGTGAACCCGCAGGGATAGGCCCAGACTTAACTCTGGCTCTATCTCAAGAAAGTTGGCCTCATCAACTCGTGGTTTGTGCTGATAAAAACCTACTAACAGAGCGAGCTGAAATGTTAGGGATCGAGGTTGAGCTGTTAGACTACGACTCAACCGCGCCTAAGCAACCTCAACGTTCTGGAACACTGATTGTGAAACATGTTCCACTCGCTGAAGTCGCCGTTGCGGGTCAACTTAATGAAGCGAACGGCCACTACGTATTAAATACATTAGAAACCGCAGCAATTGGCTGTATGAATGATGAATTTGATGCTATTGTCACCGGCCCTGTTCACAAGGGTGTAATTAACCGAGCTGGCGTTGCTTTTAGTGGCCATACCGAGTTCTTTGCAGAGAAGTCCAATACTCCACTTGTCGTGATGATGTTGGCAACAGAAGGGCTGCGTGTTGCTCTAGTAACAACGCACATCCCGCTAGCTTATGTATCTCAAGCAGTGACCGAAGACAGATTAGAGCAAATCATTGCTATTCTGCATAAAGACTTGGTTGAAAAATTTGCTATTGAGAAACCAACTATCTACGTGTGTGGTTTGAATCCACATGCTGGTGAAGATGGTTGTTTGGGTCGTGAAGAGATAGAAACTATCACCCCTACGCTAGAAAAAATTCGCCAGAAAGATGGTATTAATTTAGTTGGCCCATTGCCAGCAGACACCATCTTTAATGAAAAATATTTGCAAGATGCAGATGCTGTTTTAGGTATGTATCACGACCAAGTACTCCCGGTATTGAAATACAAAGGGTTTGGTCGCTCAGTGAACATCACGCTTGGCTTACCGTTTATTCGCACATCAGTCGATCACGGTACCGCCTTAGACTTGGCAGGGAAAGGCCAAGCCGATACAGGGAGCTTTAGAACAGCGCTCACGCACGCCATTGAATTAGTAGAGAAAAAGCAATGA
- the rsmA gene encoding 16S rRNA (adenine(1518)-N(6)/adenine(1519)-N(6))-dimethyltransferase RsmA has translation MRNDVHLGHKARKRFGQNFLNDPYIIDGIVSSINPLPGQNLVEIGPGLGAITEPVGKLVDKFTVIELDRDLAERLRNHPDLAEKLTIYEGDAMKFDFEQLVKPNNKLRIFGNLPYNISTPLMFHLFEFHKDVQDMHFMLQKEVVNRLAAGPGTKAYGRLTVMAQYYCKVTPVLEVPPTAFVPPPKVDSAVVRLQPYEVLPYPAKDLKWLDRVCREGFNQRRKTVRNCYKSLIDKEVLEELGVNPGMRPENLTLEQFVDMANWLHDSHNADK, from the coding sequence ATGAGAAATGATGTCCACTTAGGGCACAAAGCGCGTAAACGTTTTGGTCAAAACTTCCTTAACGACCCATATATTATTGATGGAATCGTATCGAGTATTAACCCACTACCAGGCCAGAACTTAGTAGAAATCGGCCCTGGTCTTGGCGCAATTACTGAGCCTGTTGGCAAACTTGTCGACAAGTTCACAGTAATTGAACTGGATAGAGATCTTGCTGAACGTCTACGTAATCACCCTGATCTTGCTGAAAAGTTAACGATCTATGAAGGCGATGCAATGAAGTTCGATTTCGAACAACTTGTTAAGCCAAACAACAAGCTACGTATCTTCGGTAACTTGCCATACAACATCTCTACACCATTGATGTTCCACCTTTTTGAGTTCCATAAAGACGTGCAAGACATGCACTTTATGCTTCAAAAAGAAGTGGTTAACCGATTAGCAGCGGGTCCTGGCACTAAAGCTTACGGTCGTCTAACGGTTATGGCTCAATACTACTGTAAAGTCACTCCTGTGCTAGAAGTGCCACCGACAGCATTTGTTCCGCCACCGAAAGTAGACTCTGCAGTCGTTCGCCTTCAGCCTTATGAAGTACTGCCTTACCCGGCAAAAGATCTTAAGTGGTTAGATCGCGTATGTCGCGAAGGCTTTAACCAGCGTCGTAAAACAGTCCGTAACTGCTACAAGAGCCTAATCGACAAGGAAGTGCTTGAAGAGCTAGGTGTAAACCCTGGCATGCGCCCTGAGAACCTGACGCTCGAACAGTTTGTCGATATGGCGAACTGGTTGCACGACAGTCACAACGCTGACAAATAA